A region of the Callithrix jacchus isolate 240 chromosome 5, calJac240_pri, whole genome shotgun sequence genome:
TTAGCATCTTTGGAGCTCCTTTTTCTAACATTGCCTtcagttcttttaaatatttccaagGGTAGCAAATCTTCCTTTGAAGGtgaatttgatttttgaaaatagcCAAAAATAATTTGTATCCATAGTCACTGAATATTAATTAATCAATCCCAAACATCTTGATTGAGTGTCTTTTATGTCTCAACCcctaaggaaaaaagaatgaaataatcagtttctgctttcagagTGTGGGGGAATGGTTGATACACAAAACTGGTGCAGATGGCACATCAAAAGTCTAAGGGATTTATCAGGGAGATGTAGAACAGAGCAGGGGCTCTCAGCCATGGAGAATCATtcacaaaattaataattttagtaaAGGAAAGGCAGTAAAAATAAGCTTGTCTATAAGTTAGTGAAAtgactttctttttataaattgtgAACTGGCTTAAACACGATTTCAAAGCAGATATTCTGAAAATGCTATAAGTTGTGGGGTATCATAGAACTTCTCTCAAGATGACTATTTGAAGAGAAcacagttaaaaatatatattctgggtTACAGAGTGGAGAGAATGAGGAGGCTGCGTCTGGCTCCCGCTCTCACAGCCATTGCAGTACATTGAGCTCCATAGAGACAGCGCCGGGGCAAATGAGAGCCGGATGGGCACTGGGCGACTCTGTGCCTCgctgaggaaaaataactaaacatgggcaaaggagatCCTAAGAAGCCGAGAGGCAAAATGTCATCATATGCATTTTTTGTGCAAACTTGTCGGGAGGAGCATAAGAAGAAGCACCCAGATGCTTCAGTCAACTTCTCAGAGTTTTCCAAGAAGTGCTCAGAGAGGTGGAAGACCATGTCtgctaaagagaaaggaaaatttgaagATATGGCAAAGGCGGATAAGGCCCGTtataagaaggaaatgaaaacctATATTCCTCCTAAAGGGGAGACAAAAAAGAAGTTCAAGGATCCCAATGCACCCAAGAGGCCTCCTTCGGCCTTTTTCCTGTTCTGCTCTGAGTATCGC
Encoded here:
- the LOC100398111 gene encoding high mobility group protein B1 — encoded protein: MGKGDPKKPRGKMSSYAFFVQTCREEHKKKHPDASVNFSEFSKKCSERWKTMSAKEKGKFEDMAKADKARYKKEMKTYIPPKGETKKKFKDPNAPKRPPSAFFLFCSEYRPKIKGEHPGLSIGDVAKKLGEIWNNTAADDKQHYEKKAAKLKEKYEKDIAAYRAKGKPDAAKKGVVKAEKSKKKKEEEEDEEDEEDEEEEEDEKDEDEEDDDDE